CGTCCCAAAAGACGAGCTCGCCGTTGCCCGCGACGCCGAAGCGCTGTTGGCCGCGCAAGCGCAGCGCGTCGCCGGCGGCGAGGCGCTCTCCGTTGGCCGTCACCGTGCCGTCGGCGACAAACAGAAAGCCGTAGCGGCCCTCGCGCAGTTCGACCGGCAGCGTTCCGCCGCTCAGACGCGCGACGCGCAGCGTCGCGTCCTGGCCCAGCGCGATCGGCGCCGTGACGCTCCCCTCACCGCTGGCGATCGTCAGCCAGGTGCCGTCCCGTTGCGCGGTGGTGAACTCGTGCTGTCCGTACTGCGGACGTTCCCCGTAGCGCTTGGGCAGCACCCACATCTGCACGAAGTGCACGTCGCGCTCCCCGGAATGGTTGAACTCGCTGTGCGTGATCCCCGTGCCGGCGCTCATGTACT
The Candidatus Eremiobacterota bacterium genome window above contains:
- a CDS encoding pirin family protein, producing MQRASERAFFDFGWLQTHHSFSFADYYDPENLNWGALRVFNDDTVQPGKGFGTHPHRDMEIVTYVLRGELEHRDSMGQHGIVPPGGVQYMSAGTGITHSEFNHSGERDVHFVQMWVLPKRYGERPQYGQHEFTTAQRDGTWLTIASGEGSVTAPIALGQDATLRVARLSGGTLPVELREGRYGFLFVADGTVTANGERLAAGDALRLRGQQRFGVAGNGELVFWDVPPTNVRLDDA